ACCTCGGTCATTTCCAGCACCGGCGAGACGGGAATCTGGATGCGTTTCAACTCTCCGCGCTGCTCAAGCTGCTGCACGAAATCCCGAAGATCCTTGAATTTCATTGACGATGGCACCCTCAAAATAGGCGTACATCCTACCTGCTATGCCGGTCGCTGGCAGCCCGTCACTGCTTACTTGGCTGCATTCGCCTGACCTTTTCCGAGATTTGCCCTGGCCTGCAGGCCGACAAACAGCGGTTCGAGGATCGGTGCAACGAAACGGGCGCCGACCTCCGACAGGTGATTGTCATCGGTGTACAGCGAGTAACCACCGAGTTCGGCACGGCAAAGGCCGCTTTCATCACACAGCCTCGGGGCCGGATCGACGACACGCACCGCCGGGTCTTTCGCCAGATCGGCGAACAGCTGACTGATGAAAGCCTGGCGCTTGTGGTGTTCGGCAACGTTAAGTCCGACGTCATCCACCGGACGATCCAGCATCGCCAGCCGCGTCAGGCGGTACGGTGGACTGAACGCCTGCAACGGCGCCTCTTTCACCAGCCAGACCCGATGCCCGCCTGCCCGCAATTGCGCGACCCGCGCACGCAGACCGTCAGCCAGACGCTGCTCGGCGACGGTGCGGTCGTAATGTCCGTCGGAGGCTTTTAATGCGTGGCCCCGATCACCTTTGGCATCGCCATAGAGATACAGGCTCCAGCGCGCCACCAGCACCACATCGCTGACCGCTTGTGGCTTGAGAGCCTGTACCACTCGCTGATTGAATCGAGCGCAGCGGGCGTCGTGCTCAACACCTTCCACCGGTACGCACCCCGGCGAGCTGGCGAGGATCACACTGACGCCATGGGCTTTTGCGCCATCGTCAAACACCGGAATCAGCGCCGTGGCATGGCTGTCACCCCAGACCAGCGCTCGCGAAGCACGGTTCTGCAGACCGTAATGACAGAACAGTTTGTCATCAGGGGTCTTGTCATCCGCCAGGCATGCCATCAGTTCCGGACGCCATTCACGGCCCTTGGCGTATTGCAGCGCCTGATCGGACAACCGCCACGGCAAGCCATCAGTCCAGCGCAAGGTTTGTCCGGCCAAACCGAGTACCAACACGCCGCAGGCACCGGCCAGGAGAATCTGCCGACGCCCGGCCAATACGCGACGCTCACGAAACGGCGTCTCGACGAATTTCCATGACAGATAACCCAGCACCAAAGTCAGCAGGATCAGCCCGGCGCTGTCGAAAGCGCCTGGTTCCTCGACGCTGGCATAGCTGGAAAACACGAACACCGGCCAGTGCCACAAGTACCAGGAATAGGAAATCAGGCCCAGACCGACCATGACCCGACTGCTCAAGAATTGACCAACCCAGGTCTGGCGATGACCGTTGGCCAGGATCAGCAGCACAACACCAAGCACCGGCAGCAACGCGGCCGCACCGGGAAACGGCGTGCGCTTGTCGAAACCGAACACCGCCAACAGAATCAGGCCCATGCCGAGCAGGCTCAACAGTTGCGCCGCCATCGGTTTCAGGCGCCAGCCATGCTTCGGCGCGATCGCCAGCATCGCCCCGGCCAACAGCTCCCATGCGCGCATCGGCAACAGAAAGAAAGCTTTTTCCGGGTGATGATGGACCGCCCAGACGCTCAGACCGAACGAAACGAGCAGCACGCCGAACAGTGCCAGTCGCCAGTGTTTCAAGCGGCTCGACAGCAAGGTCAGCAACAGCGGGAAGACGATGTAGAACTGTTCCTCCACCGCCAACGACCAGGTGTGCAGCAGCGGTTTGAGATCCGAAGCGACATCGAAGTAGCCGTCCTGGCGCATGAACAGGATGTTCGAGACGAACAACACCTGATAACGCACCGAGCGCCCGAGCTCTTCGTAGTCCTTGGGCGCCATCAGGAACCAGCCCACCGCCAGCACCGCGATGATCATCGCAAACAGCGCCGGCAGGATCCGCCGCGCACGCCGCGACCAGAACTCGACGAAACTGAACCGGCCGGCCTGGCGCTGGTTCCAGATGATCGAGGTGATGAGGTAACCGGAGATCACGAAGAACACGTCCACACCGACAAAACCGCCGGTAAACCCCGGAACGCCAAAATGGAACAGCACCACGGCAATTACCGCGACTGCCCGCAAGCCGTCGATATCCCTTCGATAAGCGAGTGTGCTCATAAATCTTTAATGCCAATCAGATGGTTATTTTTTGTACAGCATCGGACGCTGCTTCTTGTTTTGCCAAGTCACTGACCTTACCAGATCGAAAACCTCCTGCCGGCCAGACAAATAACAGGCAAAAAAATGGCGCCCCCGAAGGGACGCCATTTCTAAATCAACCGACGATGTTACTTGCGCTTCATCGACAGGAAGAATTCGTCGTTGGTCTTGGTCGTTTTCAGCTTGTCGACCAGGAACTCGATGGCCGCGACTTCATCCATCGGGTGCAGCAGTTTGCGCAGGATCCACATACGCTGCAGTTCGTCGTCGGCGGTCAACAGCTCTTCGCGACGGGTACCGGACTTGTTGATGTTGATGGCCGGGAACACGCGCTTCTCGGCGATACGACGGTCCAGTGGCAGCTCCATGTTGCCGGTGCCCTTGAACTCTTCGTAGATCACTTCGTCCATCTTCGAGCCGGTTTCAACCAGCGCGGTGGCGATGATGGTCAGCGAGCCGCCTTCTTCGATATTGCGCGCGGCGCCGAAGAAACGCTTCGGTTTCTCCAGGGCGTGGGCATCGACACCACCGGTCAGCACCTTGCCGGAGCTCGGGATCACGGTGTTGTAGGCACGGGCCAGACGGGTGATGGAGTCGAGCAGGATCACCACGTCCTTTTTGTGTTCGACCAGGCGCTTGGCCTTCTCGATCACCATTTCAGCAACCTGTACGTGACGGGTCGGCGGCTCGTCGAAGGTCGAGGCAACCACTTCGCCGCGCACGGTGCGCTGCATTTCGGTCACTTCTTCCGGACGTTCGTCGATCAACAGCACGATCAGGTGAACTTCAGGATTGTTACGGGCGATGTTCGCTGCGATGTTCTGCAGCATGATCGTTTTACCGGCCTTCGGCGGTGCAACGATCAGACCACGCTGGCCTTTGCCGATCGGAGCGCACAGGTCGATCACACGACCGGTCAAGTCTTCGGTGGAACCGTTGCCGGCTTCCATCTTCATGCGCACGTTCGGGAACAGCGGGGTCAGGTTCTCGAAGAGAATCTTGTTCTTCGCGTTCTCAGGACGATCGAAGTTGATCGTGTCGACCTTGAGCAGGGCGAAATAACGCTCGCCTTCCTTCGGAGGGCGGATCTTGCCAACGATGGTGTCACCGGTGCGCAAGTTGAAACGGCGGATCT
The window above is part of the Pseudomonas fluorescens genome. Proteins encoded here:
- the rho gene encoding transcription termination factor Rho, encoding MNLTELKQKPITELLELAEQMGIENMARSRKQDVIFSLLKKHAKSGEEISGDGVLEILQDGFGFLRSADASYLAGPDDIYVSPSQIRRFNLRTGDTIVGKIRPPKEGERYFALLKVDTINFDRPENAKNKILFENLTPLFPNVRMKMEAGNGSTEDLTGRVIDLCAPIGKGQRGLIVAPPKAGKTIMLQNIAANIARNNPEVHLIVLLIDERPEEVTEMQRTVRGEVVASTFDEPPTRHVQVAEMVIEKAKRLVEHKKDVVILLDSITRLARAYNTVIPSSGKVLTGGVDAHALEKPKRFFGAARNIEEGGSLTIIATALVETGSKMDEVIYEEFKGTGNMELPLDRRIAEKRVFPAININKSGTRREELLTADDELQRMWILRKLLHPMDEVAAIEFLVDKLKTTKTNDEFFLSMKRK
- a CDS encoding acyltransferase family protein, coding for MSTLAYRRDIDGLRAVAVIAVVLFHFGVPGFTGGFVGVDVFFVISGYLITSIIWNQRQAGRFSFVEFWSRRARRILPALFAMIIAVLAVGWFLMAPKDYEELGRSVRYQVLFVSNILFMRQDGYFDVASDLKPLLHTWSLAVEEQFYIVFPLLLTLLSSRLKHWRLALFGVLLVSFGLSVWAVHHHPEKAFFLLPMRAWELLAGAMLAIAPKHGWRLKPMAAQLLSLLGMGLILLAVFGFDKRTPFPGAAALLPVLGVVLLILANGHRQTWVGQFLSSRVMVGLGLISYSWYLWHWPVFVFSSYASVEEPGAFDSAGLILLTLVLGYLSWKFVETPFRERRVLAGRRQILLAGACGVLVLGLAGQTLRWTDGLPWRLSDQALQYAKGREWRPELMACLADDKTPDDKLFCHYGLQNRASRALVWGDSHATALIPVFDDGAKAHGVSVILASSPGCVPVEGVEHDARCARFNQRVVQALKPQAVSDVVLVARWSLYLYGDAKGDRGHALKASDGHYDRTVAEQRLADGLRARVAQLRAGGHRVWLVKEAPLQAFSPPYRLTRLAMLDRPVDDVGLNVAEHHKRQAFISQLFADLAKDPAVRVVDPAPRLCDESGLCRAELGGYSLYTDDNHLSEVGARFVAPILEPLFVGLQARANLGKGQANAAK